A single bacterium DNA region contains:
- the nth gene encoding endonuclease III, translated as MMGQAARGLSARLREVSALLAGRFGRPDLCAHETEPVRNLVLTILSQNTTDANRDRAFDRLMRRFPTLSALAAARSSEVEEAIRVGGLPKAKAKSILGALARIGKERGGYSLDFLGGMPLPEAREYLTSFPGVGVKTANILLLFSFGMPAFPVDTHVLRVTKRLGLVPGASDLAKAALFLEPHVESGDHGPLHLNLIRLGREVCRPRNPLCPECPLLNVCPEGKRNTKGKGRRP; from the coding sequence ATGATGGGGCAGGCGGCGCGCGGCCTTTCCGCGCGCCTTCGCGAGGTCTCCGCCCTGCTCGCCGGACGGTTCGGCCGGCCCGATCTCTGCGCACACGAGACCGAGCCGGTCCGCAACCTCGTGTTGACGATCCTCTCGCAGAACACGACCGACGCAAACCGGGACCGCGCGTTCGATCGCCTGATGCGACGTTTTCCCACGCTCTCCGCGCTTGCCGCCGCGCGATCGTCGGAGGTCGAGGAGGCGATCCGGGTGGGCGGGCTCCCGAAGGCGAAGGCGAAGTCGATCCTCGGCGCGCTGGCGCGGATCGGGAAGGAGCGGGGCGGCTACTCGCTCGACTTCCTGGGGGGGATGCCTCTCCCCGAGGCGAGGGAGTACCTCACCTCGTTCCCCGGGGTAGGCGTGAAGACGGCGAACATCCTGCTCCTGTTCTCCTTCGGCATGCCCGCCTTTCCCGTGGACACCCACGTCCTGCGGGTGACGAAGCGCCTCGGCCTGGTTCCCGGCGCGTCGGACCTTGCGAAGGCCGCCCTCTTCCTCGAGCCGCACGTGGAATCCGGGGACCATGGGCCGTTGCACCTCAACCTCATCCGACTCGGGCGGGAAGTGTGCCGGCCGCGCAATCCGCTCTGCCCGGAATGTCCGCTCCTGAACGTGTGCCCGGAGGGGAAACGCAACACGAAAGGGAAGGGGCGCCGCCCGTGA
- a CDS encoding lysophospholipid acyltransferase family protein produces MTVRTVFQMAAIGLATLVIGLPAITLGLLVPGRVRKGKIFRWVTKSYSRILLPVFGVTVETRGLSRVDRNVPYVFMSNHASHIDSLALAVSIPHPLHWVFKKELSKIPVFGWVLLSLGQIMVDRRNAMQSRTALANAASALAGNNSVLIYVEGTRSKDGKLQPLKKGGFHIALQSGLPIVPVRISGSHDIVPSGSLRVRPGNVVVELFDPIPTAGRTEADLPELMARVRDALLS; encoded by the coding sequence GTGACGGTCCGCACCGTGTTCCAGATGGCGGCCATCGGCCTGGCCACGCTGGTGATCGGGCTGCCGGCGATCACGCTGGGCCTGCTGGTCCCCGGCCGGGTCCGCAAGGGGAAGATCTTCCGGTGGGTGACGAAGAGCTACTCCAGGATTCTCCTGCCGGTCTTCGGCGTCACCGTCGAGACGCGCGGCCTTTCCCGCGTGGACCGGAACGTACCGTACGTCTTCATGTCGAACCACGCTAGCCACATCGACTCCCTCGCGCTGGCAGTTTCGATCCCGCATCCGCTCCATTGGGTCTTCAAGAAGGAGCTCTCGAAGATCCCGGTCTTCGGATGGGTGCTCCTGTCGCTCGGGCAGATCATGGTGGACCGGCGCAACGCGATGCAGTCCCGTACCGCGCTCGCGAACGCGGCGTCGGCGCTCGCGGGGAACAACTCCGTTCTCATTTACGTGGAAGGTACGCGGAGCAAGGACGGGAAGCTGCAGCCGCTGAAGAAGGGCGGCTTCCACATCGCGCTCCAGTCCGGGTTGCCGATCGTCCCGGTCCGCATCTCGGGGAGCCACGACATCGTTCCCTCGGGTTCGCTCCGGGTCAGGCCCGGCAATGTCGTGGTCGAGCTGTTCGACCCCATCCCGACGGCGGGGAGGACGGAAGCCGACCTCCCGGAGCTCATGGCGCGGGTTCGGGACGCGCTGCTTTCCTGA
- a CDS encoding MFS transporter codes for MAPPPANLYDRDYILLNVVNFLYSLYSVIFIFLPAFLYGLGIREGAIGVLMATGTLVSVVLKPGLGMVVGRGARRAFLSLGAFLAAASTVPWLFVTVPGAHLFVIRVAQGASFSIFTAASYAYIAASAPPARRAEALGIFGLSFFLPVSVGGWIGEWVIGRAGFQGLFAAGVGVVFLAALFPLGMREPSERERPSMASLKVFLSRTFLVPNTAGYLFGMAYGSIFTFLPVYLVVRGSGSIGAFVFFYALSVIGTRTLGRKMLDRLPREWVSLFSLVLMGAGNLLIPAVPGDVGIILVGAAAGAGHGLLFPALSALVLDRVGEGSCAMAMAMFTAAFDMGLVTGAAAFGFVAERFGYEAMFVTAAAVVGAGTAAFFVLDPAFRKAARPEPAP; via the coding sequence ATGGCTCCTCCCCCCGCCAACCTCTACGACCGCGATTACATCCTCCTGAACGTCGTGAATTTCCTCTACTCCCTGTACTCCGTGATCTTCATCTTCCTCCCCGCTTTCCTGTACGGCCTGGGAATCCGCGAGGGAGCGATCGGCGTGCTGATGGCGACGGGGACGCTCGTCTCGGTCGTCCTCAAGCCCGGGCTCGGGATGGTGGTGGGGCGGGGAGCGCGGAGGGCCTTCCTGTCGCTCGGGGCGTTCCTGGCCGCCGCATCGACGGTCCCGTGGCTCTTCGTGACCGTTCCGGGGGCCCACCTGTTCGTCATCCGCGTGGCGCAGGGGGCGTCCTTCTCCATCTTCACCGCCGCGTCGTACGCCTACATCGCCGCTTCCGCACCGCCGGCGCGCCGTGCGGAAGCGCTGGGGATCTTCGGGCTCTCCTTCTTCCTCCCCGTATCCGTCGGCGGGTGGATCGGGGAGTGGGTGATCGGCCGTGCGGGGTTCCAGGGCCTGTTCGCCGCGGGGGTCGGGGTCGTGTTCCTGGCCGCCCTCTTCCCGCTCGGGATGCGCGAGCCCTCCGAGCGGGAGCGCCCGTCGATGGCCTCCCTGAAGGTCTTCCTCTCCCGGACCTTCCTCGTGCCCAACACGGCGGGGTACCTCTTCGGGATGGCGTACGGCTCGATCTTCACCTTCCTCCCCGTCTATCTCGTCGTGCGGGGGTCGGGTTCGATCGGCGCGTTCGTGTTCTTCTACGCCCTGTCGGTCATCGGGACGCGGACGCTCGGGCGGAAGATGCTCGACCGGCTGCCCCGGGAGTGGGTTTCCCTGTTCTCCCTGGTCCTGATGGGGGCGGGGAATCTCCTGATCCCCGCGGTCCCCGGCGACGTGGGCATCATCCTGGTGGGCGCGGCGGCGGGGGCGGGGCACGGCCTCCTCTTCCCCGCCCTGTCGGCCCTGGTGCTGGACCGGGTGGGGGAAGGCTCGTGCGCGATGGCGATGGCGATGTTCACCGCCGCCTTCGACATGGGGCTGGTCACGGGCGCGGCCGCCTTCGGCTTCGTGGCCGAACGGTTCGGGTACGAGGCGATGTTCGTCACCGCCGCGGCGGTGGTGGGCGCGGGAACCGCCGCCTTCTTCGTCCTGGACCCCGCGTTCAGGAAAGCAGCGCGTCCCGAACCCGCGCCATGA